In the Armatimonas rosea genome, one interval contains:
- a CDS encoding metal-dependent hydrolase, translated as MITTYLGHSTVLIETQNSKRILIEPWTYGNPACPAALKNPGPLDLILITHGHSDHMGDAVRLAQESGATVVTMFEIALFLGSKGVAESQLIGMNLGGSVSLPELGLTVTQVPALHSSRIDDGGEVVYAGSASGFVVTETGGSAFYHAGDTALFSDMRLISELYAPTLAFLPIGDRFTMGPREAAYALEFLSSVTEVIPIHWGTFPLLAGTPEALEAELAKRGRAVRVHGLKPGESLA; from the coding sequence ATGATAACGACCTACTTGGGGCACTCCACCGTGCTCATCGAGACACAAAACAGCAAGCGCATCCTGATCGAGCCCTGGACCTACGGCAACCCGGCCTGCCCCGCGGCGCTGAAAAATCCCGGCCCGCTGGACTTAATCCTCATCACCCACGGCCACTCCGACCACATGGGCGATGCCGTGCGCCTCGCGCAGGAGAGCGGGGCAACCGTGGTGACGATGTTTGAGATCGCGCTCTTTCTGGGCAGCAAGGGAGTGGCCGAGAGTCAGCTGATCGGGATGAACCTGGGCGGCTCGGTGTCCCTGCCCGAGCTGGGGCTCACGGTCACCCAGGTGCCCGCACTCCACTCCAGCCGGATCGACGACGGGGGAGAAGTGGTCTATGCGGGAAGCGCGTCGGGCTTTGTCGTAACCGAAACGGGTGGTTCTGCGTTCTATCATGCAGGAGACACCGCGCTCTTTAGCGACATGCGGCTCATCAGCGAGCTCTACGCCCCGACCTTGGCGTTCCTGCCGATAGGGGACCGCTTCACGATGGGCCCCCGCGAGGCCGCCTATGCCCTGGAGTTTTTAAGCTCGGTCACCGAGGTGATCCCGATCCACTGGGGGACGTTTCCCCTCTTAGCGGGAACCCCCGAGGCGCTGGAGGCAGAGCTGGCAAAGCGAGGGCGAGCGGTCCGTGTGCATGGCCTAAAGCCCGGAGAGTCGCTTGCCTAG
- a CDS encoding M15 family metallopeptidase: protein MPRRLHTATFDPALAARLRAVSGPEPIAALNRVKEHECGEPLVDIRKHCPGVQVSRKCLPYLRRTVADKLNQAQAALPTGYRLRVTTALRTKETQQGLFDTYFAELTEKHPDWSYATRRRQTCRFFAPYDQPAPPGHCTGAAVDVHLLLPSGRLAELRKPLTGWKSARSLVHGLSERAVRNRELIFTAMLEAGFSNCAEEFWHYSWGDAGWAVRVGERTCVYGWVELPR, encoded by the coding sequence ATGCCGCGCCGCCTCCACACTGCGACTTTTGACCCGGCGCTCGCTGCCCGCCTGCGTGCCGTGAGTGGCCCGGAGCCCATTGCCGCGCTGAACCGGGTGAAGGAGCACGAGTGTGGCGAGCCGCTGGTGGATATCCGCAAGCACTGCCCGGGTGTGCAGGTCTCCCGAAAGTGCCTGCCCTATCTCCGCCGCACGGTCGCCGACAAGCTCAACCAGGCACAGGCGGCCCTTCCCACCGGCTACCGCCTCCGAGTCACCACGGCTCTGCGCACCAAAGAGACCCAGCAAGGGCTCTTTGACACGTACTTCGCCGAGCTCACCGAGAAGCACCCGGACTGGAGCTACGCCACCCGCCGCCGCCAGACCTGCCGCTTCTTCGCTCCCTACGACCAGCCCGCCCCGCCTGGCCACTGCACCGGCGCTGCGGTCGATGTCCACCTGCTCCTGCCCTCCGGCAGGCTCGCCGAGCTACGCAAGCCGCTCACGGGCTGGAAGTCCGCGCGGAGCCTCGTGCATGGTCTGAGCGAGCGTGCCGTCCGCAACCGGGAGCTGATCTTCACCGCCATGCTGGAGGCGGGCTTCTCCAACTGCGCCGAGGAGTTCTGGCACTACAGCTGGGGCGATGCCGGCTGGGCCGTGCGGGTCGGGGAGCGCACCTGCGTGTACGGCTGGGTAGAATTACCCCGATGA
- a CDS encoding glycoside hydrolase family 127 protein: protein MADSVIVDTRRSAHAALRPVPVASVVLTDHFWAPRLERNRTSTIPGQLAHCEATGRIQNFQRAAGKLDVPFEGLFAFNDSDVYKWLEAAAWSLASHPDPELDAKVDAVIAEVAAAQQPDGYLNTYFMFERESERFTNLRDMHEIYCAGHLFQAAVAHFRATGKRSLLEVACKLADCLARVNPGACGHPEAELALVELFRATGEGRYLTLAKHMIAVRGQKPALCGGGAYWQDHVLYTELTEVTGHAVRMLYLASGAADVVLEDGDPALLAALQAQWESFTTRRMHVTGGAGARWEGEAFGKDYELTSERAYTETCAAIASVMWSWRLFLLTADAKYIDLLEWTLYNAVLPGLSLSGTEYFYQNPLADRGGHRRKEWFGCACCPPNLARTLAQLPGYFAAERDGDIYLTLYADATLEVGDTTITVETSYPERGQVHVIAHGSARRLFLRIPEWAGGPSWHIVPLEDREATVTLDFPLTPRRLYANPRVLACRGQVAVARGPLLYCAEEADHAGVDLWDATLPAQAPLTEAPRPELLGGIVALQATGTVLEGAGPLYASAPHGPGQERTLTLIPYYAWANRTPGTMTVWLKEDN from the coding sequence ATGGCCGACTCTGTAATTGTAGACACCCGGCGCAGTGCCCATGCCGCGCTTCGCCCCGTGCCTGTTGCTTCCGTGGTCCTGACCGATCACTTCTGGGCACCGCGTCTGGAGCGCAACCGAACCTCGACGATTCCTGGACAGCTCGCCCACTGCGAGGCAACGGGGCGGATTCAGAACTTCCAGCGCGCCGCGGGCAAGCTCGATGTCCCGTTTGAGGGGCTCTTTGCCTTCAACGACAGCGATGTCTACAAGTGGCTCGAAGCCGCCGCGTGGTCACTGGCAAGCCACCCGGACCCGGAGCTGGACGCAAAGGTGGACGCCGTGATCGCGGAGGTGGCTGCGGCGCAGCAGCCCGATGGCTACCTCAACACCTACTTCATGTTCGAGCGGGAGAGCGAGCGCTTCACCAACCTGCGGGACATGCACGAAATCTACTGCGCCGGACATCTTTTCCAGGCCGCCGTGGCGCACTTCCGGGCAACCGGCAAGCGCTCCCTGCTGGAGGTCGCCTGCAAGCTCGCCGACTGTCTCGCGCGGGTCAATCCGGGGGCCTGCGGCCACCCCGAGGCGGAGCTGGCACTGGTCGAGCTGTTTCGCGCGACCGGCGAGGGGCGCTACCTTACACTCGCCAAGCACATGATCGCGGTGCGCGGCCAGAAGCCCGCGCTCTGTGGCGGCGGTGCCTACTGGCAGGACCACGTCCTCTACACCGAGCTGACAGAAGTCACCGGCCACGCCGTCCGCATGCTGTATCTAGCATCGGGGGCGGCCGATGTGGTCCTCGAAGACGGCGACCCGGCGCTCCTAGCCGCGCTCCAGGCCCAGTGGGAGAGCTTCACCACCCGGCGGATGCATGTCACCGGCGGCGCGGGCGCGCGCTGGGAGGGCGAGGCCTTTGGCAAGGACTACGAGCTCACCAGCGAGCGCGCCTACACCGAGACCTGCGCCGCGATCGCCAGCGTGATGTGGAGCTGGCGTCTGTTCTTATTGACAGCCGATGCAAAGTATATCGATCTATTGGAGTGGACTCTCTACAACGCCGTCCTCCCCGGGCTCTCGCTCAGCGGGACGGAGTACTTCTACCAGAACCCGCTCGCGGACCGGGGAGGCCACCGGCGCAAGGAGTGGTTTGGCTGCGCCTGCTGCCCGCCCAACCTCGCCCGCACCTTGGCCCAGCTTCCGGGCTACTTCGCCGCCGAGCGCGACGGCGATATCTACCTGACGCTCTACGCCGATGCGACCTTAGAGGTGGGGGACACGACCATCACCGTGGAGACAAGCTACCCCGAGCGCGGGCAGGTGCATGTCATCGCACACGGCTCGGCGCGGCGGCTGTTTCTGCGTATCCCGGAGTGGGCCGGTGGGCCGAGCTGGCACATTGTCCCCTTGGAAGACCGCGAGGCGACCGTCACCCTGGACTTCCCGCTGACCCCGCGCCGGCTCTACGCCAACCCGCGCGTGCTGGCCTGCCGGGGCCAGGTCGCGGTGGCTCGTGGCCCGCTGCTCTACTGCGCCGAGGAGGCCGACCATGCGGGGGTGGACCTCTGGGACGCTACCCTGCCCGCCCAAGCGCCCCTCACCGAAGCGCCGCGCCCCGAGCTTCTGGGCGGCATTGTCGCGCTTCAGGCCACGGGGACGGTCCTAGAGGGGGCCGGGCCGCTCTATGCCTCCGCTCCGCACGGGCCGGGGCAGGAGCGCACCCTGACCTTGATTCCCTACTACGCCTGGGCCAACCGCACGCCCGGCACGATGACAGTCTGGCTAAAGGAGGACAACTAA
- a CDS encoding DUF3817 domain-containing protein, protein MIQNLRRLGLIEALSFLLLTGVAMPLKYLAHKPEAVKIVGTAHGALWVLYIGMLGVAFLTKKLPFTLALLLGVGSVLPFGPLLFEKKLKALESK, encoded by the coding sequence ATGATTCAGAACCTGCGCCGCCTTGGCCTGATCGAGGCCCTCTCGTTTCTCTTGCTCACCGGAGTCGCCATGCCCCTCAAGTACCTGGCGCACAAGCCCGAGGCCGTGAAGATTGTCGGCACCGCCCACGGCGCGCTCTGGGTGCTCTATATCGGGATGCTGGGAGTCGCCTTTCTCACCAAAAAGCTCCCCTTCACCCTCGCTCTCTTGCTCGGGGTGGGCTCCGTGCTCCCCTTTGGCCCCCTGCTCTTTGAGAAAAAGCTCAAGGCGCTGGAGTCGAAGTAG